TATTTAGGTGAAACCGCGATCGAGAGACGCGCAAGGCACGTATAAACGTGCCCCTGACACCATTACCTGATACTTGAAACTTTCATTCTCATTTTTACTGTCGCTGTTAATTCCGCAAAGTGTTAcgtacgaataaaaataaaaaaaacatatcgAAACACTTTTACTCGACGTATGTATTGTAACGTACTTGACGAGGTTTGGCTCGTCTAATTAACGAAACGATACAGGCGTTGCAATCAGTTGAAAAACCGTTTCTCTCATTACGTTTTCGcggatgtaattttttttacccagaGTTTACTGACATTTCAGTGAATCAGGAAGGAACCAAATCAGTTCCTTGGTATCAACGCAACGACGTGTGTTACATTTACGACATACGTAACAATCGTGAGGCTGACTGTGGTTTGGGATAAAACGATGATAAAACAAATGCAAGAAAGTGAGAAGGGGAAAAACCCTCGTGACTGCCTCCGATTGATATTACACGGTGAAATTTGAGATGTCAGGGTGAAGTACGCGACTGCATGTAATTCCCTAACAAGAAAGTGGAGCAGTGGAACGAGCATGACAGATGGAGAGACGCAACGACGTGCGCGAGAAGGAGGCAGGCATGGCGCGTGGCACCGCACGGCGGTCGCCATAACCAAACCGCCTCGCATCGGTCCTGAGATGTACCGACAAGGAGAGAGACATGCGTGCGATAGTCGTTTGTTTGCGGATTAcatacacgtcgacgctcgcCAATTGTCAACATAACATGGTCAGAAATTGAGGCAACGGAACTTCAGTTGGGGATAAACAAACCCTGCCGCTGTCAAACTGGAATTCACTGACGTGCAAGCGTCAACGAATATCGTGTGCACGTCGGCTGAGACCCCGCCATACGAACGCCATGACAGATGAGACAGTACGCAAACAAACAAGTCCACTTGCGAAATAGAACGGCGTCCCATTTTAGGAAGGACTAAATCGAACGCTGATAAAACTCGATTGTCCAAGTAGaataaaggagaaaaagaaacaaacgaaaGTTATCTCACGATAATGACAGATATCGGCGGCATCTCGTCAGATGTCAAACGCGTGGTAGAAAAATgcgaaatatttcacaaaatctCATAGCGTACACTTTCGGTGAAAGTTTCGATacgtatattaattattaacaaCGATCGAATGGCACGGACCGGCAACCGACCGGGCAACCGGGAGAAATGCTTTTCTCAACGTTACGATCTTACCCACGCGAAAAATATTTGCTGTTAGAAAATGCTTGCTCTATGTCATGATACAGCAGGCTGGCAGTTCTACAGCGGCCGGAGACGCTGACGTTTAGTCACATATTTCTTGATAATAGAGGGATAAACGAATGTGACAATAGTTCCAAATGTAAATAGCTAATTGCGCTGGCTAAATATGATAATCTCGCATTAAATCCGCCGAGATTATCTAATAAAACGCTAAAATTAGTATGACTGATTTGCTTACCTTTTCAATACAGGTGACGGCCGGATTCAAGAATTCTTCAGCGCAATCTTAACGCGCAGGCTTTGGTTCACGCTGTCAGTCAAACTGGCAGCTTTTAGATGACAAACTTTGGAAACTACTTCATGCCGGAATtctgtgatatttttatttaccgcATATCAATAGAATATTTTATAAGACAATACACACCGCGCTTCACTAAGattttaatttacaaaatgtCAAGTGCTCTATCTGGCTGTCAGAATTAAGCTTCCGGTTATCGCTGATTCGCTTCCTGTGCGCCGTTTGAGTTTTGTTGCTAGACGAGAGTTTTCGATGTCACCGCTAGAGTGCGTGatgatttttgtattatcggCATTGAGCTGTGTTGTCAGTCGTGATGTCGAATTTTAACGTTCGAATCTTTGGATTTATCCTACAGCACAAATATTTACTAATATTACGGCAACTTGCGGgcaaaatttgttaatttttctttctccaatATCACCATTTCATCCACAGAGAAATAATGCATAGATACGGTACAAATCTCGTCGACATACGAGATGACTTAAAATTTGGGGTTACCGCAAATGCGCACGTTCATTCGAAACAGGTTTTCCCCGTCATTGCAGTATATTTTGAGCTGGTATTTTTACCCAGCGTAGAGTAAATAGTTGATACTTTTGCTCAATGCTACTCAATTGGGATTATATTCTCGCACGacgaaataattaattatgtaaACACTACGAACCACCAAATGGAGAACGTCATATTTCGACAGTTTATAACAATTTCCACCGGTTGATTCAGGTTAAATGAGGACAAGTCCGTTTCTTTGAAAAGTAAGAAAGCTCATACATTTAAATCTGTGAGAATAGAGTGAACATTAGCAACAATTAAGAGGATTACAAAGACTCATTGATATACTCCTTGTTAATTCGATTTGGCAGCTCGGAGAGCTAAGACGCCAAAGGCAATGACATTTGAATGCATCAAGATTACTTTCGTCTCTTAAATGTTTCCCGAAGAAAGATCGCAAGGCATTAAATGCATTGTAAAGCAAAGATTGTTCCGAGTTTCTAGTCGATTCAAAACGATCGAGATATTGCAAATTGTTCTAAGCGTATAACGAACTGATCTCGTTAGAAACCATTTGTTGACGTCGGATTGACGTATCGTATGCGGCATAcagtgtttattttttcctagAGGTCGTAGACCACCTGCCATCTACTGTAGATGATTCTAACCTTCGTATCAAGAAGATAACGCACGACGATCGCGCATGCGTTTAAATCTGTTGGCGAGGAAAATTTCTTGTAATGATACAGGTGAGAACAGCTGATCTCTCGCACTTGACGTTCCGTGGACAACCGCGAGAGAGATagtagttgtaaaaaaaaaaaagtaaaattacgtacatacatacgataTACATCGATTACTTCTACTGTCAGAGAGCTAGGCTTATAGAATATAATGACAAATACTAGTTTGTACGTTAATGATAAACGCGTAAAATAGTATTTTCATAAAAGCTTattctcatttcttttctcaattataatattattttacttttgtaaaCAATGGCCAGTTCCTCACCGACTGCGAATAATTCAATCAATGGTTACAATTTTAAAGTTGTTTTGCTCGGCGAAGGTTGCGTAGGAAAAACATCTGTCGCTCTACGATATGTCGAGGACAAATTCAACGACAAACATATCACCACTCTCCAGGTATTTGaatcgtcatttttttctcttatccTATTTGGAACGATACGTGCATACATAAACCATTCAACTTGTAACCTATTTACTTATTCGCAGGCTTCGTTTCTTAATAAGAAACTCAACATTAATGGAAAAAGAGTGAATTTGGCTATCTGGGATACGGCAGGACAAGAAAAGTTTCATGCCTTAGGACCCATCTACTATCGTATGTCAAACGGCGCAATTCTGGTATACGATATTACCGACGAGGACTCGTTTCAAAAGGTTCGAAGAGTGAATGAACACCAGCTTGTaacatatattattttattttattttattcacaattaattaaaaataaatcagtaAACCGCGTATTGAGTCAGAAGTTTGGATCAATAATCATCAAGATGCGATATTATAATTGGATACGTAAATTTACAATAAGCTTTGCTCCGAAACTTGTTCAATTGAGGATACCATTTAGATACAGCGATATTATGGCTGACAATACTTATTTTCTCAACtttatgtgaaaaatatgGAGTTGTTTGATTTGAACAACTTGAATACTTTGAAAATAACTGGATTAAATTTTACTTGTTTCTTGTGCAAGCTGTTTCGCATCGGCATCGATAAAAGTCAAGTAAAGTTTCTTCGACTTTACACCAAAGAAATAAACGATGTTTATGTTGCTTTAACTCCATCATccattcttacaaatttgtgATTTACcacttttcatttattatcaatttctcAATTGCAAAACTACTCTCATTAGTTAAGTTgcctttcatttttatcaatctCCTATATCAGTTCTACACTTCGTTatattactttatttttcgttcaaaagTGTAGAATCATTATTTGATTcctcatttttatatttatatatttataggtaAAAAACTGGGTGAAGGAGTTGAAAAAGATGCTTGGCAGTGA
The sequence above is drawn from the Neodiprion pinetum isolate iyNeoPine1 chromosome 2, iyNeoPine1.2, whole genome shotgun sequence genome and encodes:
- the Rab21 gene encoding ras-related protein Rab-21, which gives rise to MASSSPTANNSINGYNFKVVLLGEGCVGKTSVALRYVEDKFNDKHITTLQASFLNKKLNINGKRVNLAIWDTAGQEKFHALGPIYYRMSNGAILVYDITDEDSFQKVKNWVKELKKMLGSEICLVIAGNKLDLERDRNVTQEEAEEYARQVGAVHFHTSAKQNQNIEEMFLDLTRRMMVHADMVEQKSTLTRSNSTRRNVVVVEDEAEQERPASSSCCGGFSQSSS